Proteins from a single region of Leptolyngbyaceae cyanobacterium:
- a CDS encoding ABC transporter permease, giving the protein MRSSLLSPIIAIASALLVGAVLIALAGANPVKAYTVLFTESLADYYGFGSTITKTTPLLLAGLAVLAALKAGQFNIGAEGQIYLGGLGSTLIGLYLQPLPALIHVPLALLGGFLFGAIWGGIPGYLKAVRGVNEVITTLLLNYIAINLVSYLVNAPLIEPGAPSAYSPLIAESVKLPIILAKTQAHAGIFVGLMVAAILWVVLARSPLGYQIEAVGLNPVAARYAGMSVKRTIMLVMALAGGLAGLAGACEVMGLKYRLFDQFSPGYGYDAIAIAFLSRGNIAGVIATSLFFGALRSGANVMQRSAGVPLTVVYAIQGLTVLFIAISFAIERKFKMKS; this is encoded by the coding sequence ATGCGTAGTAGCTTATTATCTCCAATTATCGCGATCGCATCTGCTCTACTCGTCGGCGCTGTTTTAATTGCTCTGGCTGGAGCAAATCCGGTAAAAGCTTATACCGTTCTCTTCACCGAATCCCTGGCTGACTATTACGGTTTTGGCAGTACCATCACTAAAACCACCCCCTTGCTACTGGCAGGATTGGCGGTATTAGCGGCACTCAAAGCCGGACAATTTAATATTGGGGCGGAAGGACAAATTTACTTAGGGGGACTGGGCAGTACTTTAATTGGGTTATATTTGCAACCTTTACCAGCGTTAATTCACGTACCTTTAGCACTGCTGGGAGGTTTTTTGTTTGGCGCAATTTGGGGCGGGATACCCGGTTATCTGAAAGCGGTACGAGGTGTAAATGAAGTCATTACTACCTTATTGCTCAATTATATTGCAATTAATCTGGTGAGTTATCTAGTGAACGCGCCGTTGATCGAACCGGGTGCGCCTAGCGCGTATTCTCCGTTAATTGCTGAATCTGTCAAGTTACCGATTATACTAGCAAAAACCCAAGCTCATGCTGGTATTTTCGTGGGGTTAATGGTGGCGGCGATTCTTTGGGTAGTGTTAGCGCGATCGCCTTTAGGATATCAAATCGAAGCGGTGGGACTCAACCCAGTGGCAGCACGCTACGCCGGAATGTCGGTAAAACGCACGATTATGCTTGTAATGGCGTTGGCGGGAGGATTAGCGGGATTAGCTGGCGCTTGTGAGGTAATGGGTTTAAAATATCGGTTATTTGACCAATTTTCGCCGGGATATGGATATGATGCAATTGCGATCGCATTTCTCAGTCGCGGTAACATAGCTGGAGTAATTGCCACATCCCTATTTTTCGGTGCTTTACGCAGTGGCGCAAACGTCATGCAACGCAGTGCAGGTGTTCCCTTAACAGTAGTTTATGCAATTCAAGGATTAACCGTGTTATTTATTGCCATTAGTTTTGCCATTGAACGTAAGTTTAAAATGAAAAGTTAA
- a CDS encoding ABC transporter permease, which produces MDNLNFFIDYLIASLRLSVPLAFAALGGLFSERSGVLNIALEGMLLSGAFASAVGAFFTGNAWLGILFAIILGGIVGLLHAYLCVTLRVDQLVSGLAINLTAAGLTSFWARILFNSSQAQQLPSLQSMPIFGLKDIPILGSVLFNQDFLIYILFLLIPITTYLLFHTSLGLSLRAVGEYPRAADTAGVSVTLVRYVAVTISGCLAGLGGAYLTLIHVKFFVEGMSAGKGFIALAALIFGKWHPISTTFACLLFGATEALQLRIQAFNLNIPYQFLVMLPYVIALLALIGLAGKSAPPAALGVPYIPESRDE; this is translated from the coding sequence ATGGATAACCTTAATTTTTTCATTGATTACTTAATAGCCAGCCTTCGCCTATCAGTTCCCTTAGCTTTTGCCGCTTTAGGAGGTCTTTTTTCCGAACGTTCAGGCGTTCTCAATATTGCCTTAGAAGGAATGTTGCTATCCGGTGCATTTGCTAGTGCTGTCGGAGCATTTTTTACAGGTAATGCTTGGTTAGGAATCCTATTCGCAATCATACTAGGTGGAATAGTTGGTTTACTGCACGCATATCTTTGCGTTACCCTGCGAGTCGATCAATTAGTATCGGGACTGGCGATTAATCTCACTGCTGCTGGATTGACTTCATTTTGGGCGCGTATACTGTTTAATAGTAGTCAAGCACAACAGTTACCAAGCCTGCAATCTATGCCAATTTTCGGATTAAAAGATATCCCGATTCTCGGTTCTGTATTATTTAATCAAGATTTCCTAATTTACATCTTATTCTTATTAATTCCGATTACCACATATCTATTATTTCATACCAGTTTAGGATTATCTTTAAGGGCTGTCGGAGAATATCCTCGCGCTGCCGATACAGCCGGAGTTTCCGTTACTTTGGTGCGCTATGTAGCAGTAACGATTAGTGGATGTTTGGCAGGTTTGGGAGGCGCTTATCTAACTTTAATTCATGTCAAATTTTTCGTAGAAGGCATGAGTGCGGGGAAAGGATTTATTGCTTTAGCTGCTTTGATTTTTGGTAAATGGCATCCCATCAGCACTACTTTTGCTTGCTTGTTATTTGGGGCAACCGAAGCTTTGCAGTTACGAATTCAAGCATTTAATTTGAATATTCCCTATCAATTTTTGGTAATGTTGCCTTATGTAATTGCTTTGTTAGCTTTGATAGGTTTGGCAGGAAAATCCGCCCCTCCTGCTGCCTTGGGAGTTCCTTACATTCCCGAAAGTCGAGATGAATAA
- a CDS encoding bifunctional orotidine-5'-phosphate decarboxylase/orotate phosphoribosyltransferase, whose translation MQFFDKLLYAIERNQSLLYVGLDPDLDEIVFGEDEDSDRILAHLWEWLETVIAQTADYVCAYKPILGFYQALGAPGLELLQQTLQRIPQHIPIILDAKHSDIHTSTVFARTAFEQWGVDAITVSTNAGLDHVAPFLVYPDKAVFVLCANANPSASVLQEYPLPSQPFYLHLVNEAKNWGTPEQLGLKVGATPEILARIRAAAPERLILLQEDAAENHDLAAILAAGLDKQGEGLLLPVPPSIIEEPRSNIGETVRQLRDTVNQERLRIVQGNPTCDVSFPDILPSQSQPHQDLILQLYDIGCIIFGEHKQASGAIFPYYIDLRKIISQPRTFHQVLTAYSEILKQLEFDRIAGIPYGSLPTATGLSLRLQRPMVFPRKEVKAHGTQRVIEGSFQPGETVVVVDDILISGKSAIEGAGKLKFAGLNVEDIVVLIDHEQGVKDKLKEHGYRGHSVLTITEIAETLYKSGRVDEEQFNFLMWQH comes from the coding sequence ATGCAGTTTTTTGATAAATTGCTTTATGCGATCGAGCGGAATCAAAGCTTGCTGTACGTAGGGCTTGACCCCGATTTAGACGAGATCGTATTTGGGGAAGATGAAGATAGCGATCGCATCTTAGCCCATCTATGGGAATGGTTAGAAACCGTCATCGCTCAAACCGCAGATTACGTTTGCGCTTATAAACCCATTCTGGGATTCTACCAAGCATTAGGCGCACCGGGACTCGAACTGCTCCAGCAAACATTGCAGCGCATTCCCCAACACATCCCGATTATTTTAGATGCCAAACACAGCGATATTCATACCAGTACGGTATTTGCCAGAACTGCCTTCGAGCAATGGGGCGTCGATGCCATTACCGTCAGTACCAACGCCGGACTAGATCACGTCGCGCCATTTTTAGTTTACCCGGATAAAGCAGTGTTCGTACTCTGCGCCAATGCCAATCCCAGCGCCTCAGTTTTGCAAGAATATCCGCTACCGAGTCAACCTTTTTACCTACATCTAGTTAATGAAGCGAAAAACTGGGGAACTCCCGAACAATTGGGATTGAAAGTCGGTGCTACTCCGGAAATTTTAGCTCGTATTCGGGCAGCTGCACCAGAACGTTTGATTTTATTACAAGAAGATGCCGCCGAAAATCACGATTTAGCCGCTATTTTAGCCGCAGGTTTAGATAAGCAGGGAGAAGGTCTTTTACTCCCCGTACCTCCCAGTATTATAGAAGAACCAAGAAGCAATATCGGTGAAACTGTTCGTCAATTAAGAGATACTGTCAATCAAGAAAGATTGCGAATCGTGCAGGGAAATCCCACTTGCGATGTCTCGTTTCCCGATATTTTACCATCTCAATCTCAACCCCATCAAGATTTGATTTTGCAACTTTATGATATCGGTTGCATTATTTTTGGCGAACACAAACAAGCTTCTGGGGCGATTTTTCCTTATTATATTGATTTGCGAAAAATCATTTCTCAACCACGTACTTTCCACCAAGTTTTAACTGCTTATTCGGAAATCCTCAAACAATTAGAATTCGATCGCATTGCGGGAATTCCTTATGGTTCTTTACCAACCGCCACCGGGTTATCTTTGCGTTTGCAACGTCCGATGGTATTTCCCCGCAAAGAGGTAAAAGCACACGGTACGCAAAGGGTAATTGAGGGTAGTTTTCAACCAGGGGAAACTGTTGTAGTAGTGGATGATATTCTGATTAGTGGAAAAAGTGCGATCGAAGGTGCAGGCAAATTGAAATTTGCTGGTTTGAATGTAGAAGATATTGTGGTATTGATCGACCACGAACAAGGGGTGAAGGATAAATTGAAAGAACATGGTTATCGAGGACATTCTGTTTTAACCATTACGGAAATTGCCGAAACACTTTATAAATCCGGTCGAGTTGATGAGGAACAATTTAATTTTTTGATGTGGCAGCATTGA
- a CDS encoding GH1 family beta-glucosidase, whose translation MNSYQFPDNFMWGTATASYQIEGAATEGGRKPSVWDTFSETPGRIRDKETGAVACNHYHLYENDVKMMVDLGIKHYRFSIAWPRIIPDGRGAVNEEGIDFYKRLVDSLLQNGITPHATLFHWDSPQALEDLYGSWRDRQMAYDYADYISAVVSRLGDRITNWMTINEISCFTHMGYDVDEEPVHAPGTRVKSKKEVWQTSHHAVLAHGLGCQAIRAASPVPCSIALVDNPGVTVPINESPANIEAAKKAFHTCWQNGGIIFPVLTGAYSSAMLEKLGKDAPDIQEGDLEIIHQPLDALGLNIYTGNYVRAADNEFGYEFLPLPKGYPRMNMPWLNIIPESIYWSIRHISETLGHPDLPIFITENGCAAEDEVNENGEVIDTDRIMYLRQHFKSAHRAVSEGYPLKGYFIWSLMDNFEWSWGYTRRFGLIYTDYATQQRIPKASFDWYKECIRQNRVT comes from the coding sequence GTGAATAGCTATCAATTTCCCGATAATTTTATGTGGGGTACGGCAACTGCTTCTTATCAAATAGAAGGTGCTGCAACAGAAGGGGGACGGAAACCTAGCGTGTGGGATACTTTCAGCGAAACTCCTGGTAGAATACGAGATAAAGAAACGGGTGCTGTTGCTTGCAATCATTACCATCTTTATGAAAATGATGTGAAAATGATGGTAGATTTGGGCATTAAGCATTATCGTTTTAGTATAGCTTGGCCGCGCATTATTCCGGATGGACGCGGTGCGGTGAATGAAGAGGGAATTGATTTTTATAAGCGGTTGGTTGATAGCCTTTTGCAAAATGGGATTACTCCCCACGCTACTTTATTTCATTGGGATAGTCCGCAAGCTTTAGAAGATTTGTATGGTTCTTGGCGCGATCGGCAAATGGCTTATGATTATGCTGATTATATTAGCGCAGTGGTTTCGCGATTAGGCGATCGCATAACCAACTGGATGACCATCAACGAGATTTCCTGCTTTACCCATATGGGTTATGATGTTGACGAGGAACCAGTTCACGCGCCAGGAACTCGCGTTAAGTCGAAAAAAGAAGTTTGGCAAACTTCTCATCATGCAGTGTTAGCACATGGTTTAGGTTGTCAAGCGATTCGCGCCGCTTCACCAGTTCCTTGTTCGATCGCATTAGTAGATAACCCCGGCGTCACAGTTCCCATTAACGAATCACCAGCTAATATCGAAGCAGCCAAAAAAGCATTTCATACTTGTTGGCAAAATGGCGGGATTATTTTTCCGGTGTTGACTGGTGCTTATAGTTCAGCCATGTTGGAAAAATTGGGAAAAGATGCACCAGATATTCAAGAGGGAGATTTAGAAATCATTCATCAACCTCTTGATGCACTGGGTTTGAATATTTATACTGGCAATTACGTGCGGGCGGCTGATAACGAATTTGGTTATGAATTTTTGCCACTTCCCAAAGGTTATCCGCGCATGAATATGCCTTGGTTAAACATTATCCCAGAAAGCATTTATTGGAGCATTCGTCACATTAGCGAAACCCTCGGTCATCCCGATTTACCAATATTTATAACTGAGAATGGTTGTGCGGCGGAAGATGAAGTAAACGAGAATGGCGAAGTTATTGATACCGATCGCATAATGTATTTGCGGCAGCATTTCAAATCTGCCCATCGCGCCGTTAGTGAAGGATATCCTTTAAAAGGATATTTTATCTGGTCGCTGATGGATAATTTCGAGTGGTCTTGGGGTTACACTCGTCGTTTTGGATTGATTTATACTGATTACGCAACGCAACAACGGATTCCCAAGGCTAGTTTTGATTGGTACAAAGAGTGCATTCGTCAAAATCGAGTTACTTAG